TGTTGTTACCAATGGTATGTTACCAAACATATCCATTAGATAATAGTAGTATAAGGCGCGGATTGCTCTGACTTCAGCCCGATAAGCCTTGTATTGATTGTCGGTCAGTAGCTGTCTGTTCTTGTCGATTGTAGCAAGTGCTTCATTACTGAAAACAATGACCTTATAGAGATACTTCCATGTGTCGTAAAGTGGTTTACTATCTACTGCCCAGTTGTGTCTGTATAAGTCTACCCAGAAGCCTCCGTCATACCAATCACCACCACGGACCGGTATGATAGCTTCATCTGTTGTGAACGTATTATAGTCGTACACACCACGATAAGTACCTTGTAGCCCCTCGCTATCTTTGTCACCTCCTATGTAGTTATACAAGGTAGCGACAGCATTAATATAAACATCATTGTCTGTTGTATAGACATGCTGTGTATCGAGACAATCTTTGCAGTTCTCGTCCAGGCAGCCAGTTAACGTAAGGATGCTAAAAAAAAATAGAGGTCGAAGTAAGTATTTCATTTAGAATAGTATGCTTTGTTGTAATCAATTGCTTAGAACTTAATGCTTACTCCGAAAGAGTAAGTACGATAAGGGGGATAGGTGCGCTTGTCGTCAATGCCTAACGTGTTGTCAACTACATAGCTATTAATAATCGGTGTCAAACCACTATAGCTTGTAATTGTTGCGAGGTTATTGATGCTGAAAGATACACGTAATGAACTGAAATATTTGTTTCTAACGGGTGTGTTCCAACCGATTGTAAGATAATCGAAGTTCAGATAATCACCACGTTCCAACCAATAGTCAGTCACGTTTTGGTCAACGATATTCCGTGCTGGAGCTTCTGCAAGGACGTTATAGTCTGGGAAATTCGACATATTCAGATAAGACAGGGCTGTGCCGTTAAATATCTTATGCCCGAAAGCACCATTCATCTGTAAGGAGACATCGAAGTCTTTGTATCTAAAACTGATGTTTGACCCCAACGTCATCTTTGGTGTAGCCTGTCCTGCAACATATCTGTCACCATGATCACTGAGGTCGATTACGTTATCATTATTCAAATCTGCAATGTCGTATTTGTTGTGTCCATGTCCGTTGTCAACGATTCCTTTGCAATGAGGAAGATAGAAAACACCTAACGGTTGACCTACTATCTGATAAATAATATCATTATAACCGCCATGGAAACCGGCACCATTCATGCCACCGATAGGAGTAATATCTGATGCTGTCATATCCCTTCCATTGAGTTTGCCATTGAGGGAGAGGAGTTTATTCTTTTGCCATGCCATATTAATGTTAACATTGAGCTCCATGTCTTTCTTTGAGATAGGAACGATGCCTATGCCCAACTCACAACCACTATTAGACATTGAACCGATATTTGCCAGCAGCTTATCAAAGGCGAAAGTTGGTACTGGTACGTCATATTCATAAAGCATATCAGTTGTCTTAGAATAGTAATACTCTGCTGTGAGCAATAATCGATTTTTGAAGAAACCAAGGTCAGCACCAATATTAAAGGTGCTACGTGTTTCCCAACGTAGGTCAGGATTACTATTTCGTAAGGTACCCATTGTGACCGTTGGTGTTCCATTATATGAGATTAAACCAACCGGAATATACTGTTTTAAAGTCAGATAAGAACTGATTCCACCAAGGTTTCCTGACTGACCATAGCCTGTTCGTAGGTCCATAAGACTAACCGTATTGTTATCACGAAGGAAACGTTCTTTCTTAATATTCCATGTTGCTGAGATAGAAGGGAAGAAACCCCAAGTATGGTCTTTACCAACCATTGACGAACCATCTGCACGTGTTGTCAGATTAAGTGTGTATCGATTGAGCAATGTATAGGTAAGTGTACCCATAAAAGAGGCAAGACTTGGGTCGGCATAACTGCTCCCCGTACCTCCGTAAGGACGATCTGAAGCTACACCAAGGTTGTTATAACCAAAGTAATTGTTGGCTAATCCCTTTACTTGTGTCCAAAAGGCAGCCATCTTCTTCTTCTGATATTCGGCAAGAATGGTGGCAGAGAGGTTGTTTGCACCCCAACGATGCTTCCAATCAAGAGAGATATTACCTAATATTTCCTCTGCCTTTCGTTCTCCTCTATAAGCTAATCCCTGTGCCCATACCCATGTAGGAGCAAACTTCCCATTCTCCGTTGAGGTATAGGAATAGGA
The sequence above is drawn from the Tannerella serpentiformis genome and encodes:
- a CDS encoding SusC/RagA family TonB-linked outer membrane protein: MSRQYILTRSLVCCLLVIGVTDVANAQRRHKAITTEQRQPLFLVNDTFPVIGSMAKVGEKQMNKGLVNSAINALSGQAVGVNVVTNGQDRMAMLTSVRVRGTTSLTGGNDPLVLIDGVSSDLATLSTIYPADIESFTILKNASETSKYGSRGASGVIEVKTRRGNGSKFQIYYDGAVGFDKVCKHLRMLNAAEYISAAKALGLDYVDKGYDTDFQKEIVRIGFVNSHHVAFSGGSDKSNYRASLGYVRGQTVIKTKDYNNFMAKLDISQLAFDEKLKIDFGVFGSSQQDEKIFDLQALSYSTAAMNPTLSFHKVGNGWQRNNNASQIAPTEPLLFERNDEKNLTFNSHLQLSLQLPHNLQLSALGSYSYTSTENGKFAPTWVWAQGLAYRGERKAEEILGNISLDWKHRWGANNLSATILAEYQKKKMAAFWTQVKGLANNYFGYNNLGVASDRPYGGTGSSYADPSLASFMGTLTYTLLNRYTLNLTTRADGSSMVGKDHTWGFFPSISATWNIKKERFLRDNNTVSLMDLRTGYGQSGNLGGISSYLTLKQYIPVGLISYNGTPTVTMGTLRNSNPDLRWETRSTFNIGADLGFFKNRLLLTAEYYYSKTTDMLYEYDVPVPTFAFDKLLANIGSMSNSGCELGIGIVPISKKDMELNVNINMAWQKNKLLSLNGKLNGRDMTASDITPIGGMNGAGFHGGYNDIIYQIVGQPLGVFYLPHCKGIVDNGHGHNKYDIADLNNDNVIDLSDHGDRYVAGQATPKMTLGSNISFRYKDFDVSLQMNGAFGHKIFNGTALSYLNMSNFPDYNVLAEAPARNIVDQNVTDYWLERGDYLNFDYLTIGWNTPVRNKYFSSLRVSFSINNLATITSYSGLTPIINSYVVDNTLGIDDKRTYPPYRTYSFGVSIKF